One region of Candidatus Omnitrophota bacterium genomic DNA includes:
- the acsC gene encoding acetyl-CoA decarbonylase/synthase complex subunit gamma: MALSGLDIYKQLPKTNCKECGFATCLAFAMALAQKKVSLDKCPHVTAAARLLLESASQPPMKLVTIGTGGSKIEIGNETVMYRHEQKFFHPAAIGFLAEDTLSDDELAKKVAEIDKLKFERVGQQIGVDLICVKASSGNKDRFAAVVKKVVSQSGLNIALFADAASTGEALKVCKEKRPLIICDEPSSIDDFIKLSKDNSLPLAVSAKSLDEAAQLTDRAKNAGVGEIVINLECRSIAKRIQDFTFARRSALRKNFRPLGYPVIAFTDSDDPDLELAEAISYVVKYAGIVIVKNTDKDYIFPLLVARQDIYQDPQKPVQVEPKIYEIGKVSKSSPVLVTTNFSITYFTVAGEVEASKIPSYLIACDAEGMSVLTAWAAEKFTAEKIADTLKTGGIADIVAHRKVVIPGYVSVLSGKLEEVSGWKVSVGPKEASGITNFLRSLK; this comes from the coding sequence ATGGCGTTATCAGGGTTGGATATTTATAAACAGCTTCCGAAGACAAATTGCAAAGAGTGCGGATTCGCGACGTGCCTGGCATTTGCGATGGCGCTTGCCCAGAAGAAGGTGTCGCTCGATAAGTGCCCGCACGTGACAGCTGCGGCGCGCTTGTTGCTTGAAAGCGCGAGTCAGCCTCCCATGAAGCTTGTCACTATCGGTACCGGCGGCAGCAAGATCGAGATAGGCAACGAAACGGTCATGTATCGCCACGAGCAGAAATTTTTCCACCCGGCTGCTATAGGTTTCCTGGCGGAGGATACGTTAAGCGATGATGAACTCGCGAAGAAAGTCGCCGAGATAGACAAGCTAAAATTCGAAAGGGTCGGCCAGCAGATAGGCGTAGATCTCATATGCGTAAAGGCCTCATCCGGCAATAAGGACCGCTTTGCCGCGGTCGTAAAAAAGGTTGTGTCCCAATCCGGTCTCAATATTGCGCTCTTTGCCGATGCCGCTTCGACCGGGGAAGCTTTGAAGGTATGCAAAGAAAAGCGGCCGCTTATCATATGCGACGAGCCCTCATCCATCGATGATTTCATTAAATTATCCAAAGATAACAGTTTGCCGCTCGCGGTAAGCGCGAAGAGCCTTGATGAAGCGGCGCAATTGACCGACAGGGCGAAGAACGCCGGCGTCGGCGAGATTGTGATAAACCTTGAATGCAGGTCGATAGCGAAACGCATACAGGATTTTACTTTTGCCAGGAGGAGCGCTTTAAGGAAGAACTTTAGGCCCCTCGGATACCCGGTAATAGCATTTACTGATTCCGACGATCCCGACCTGGAGCTTGCAGAGGCGATATCATACGTCGTGAAGTATGCCGGCATCGTGATCGTAAAGAATACTGACAAAGATTATATCTTTCCCTTACTTGTCGCCAGACAGGATATTTACCAGGACCCGCAGAAGCCGGTGCAGGTAGAGCCTAAGATATACGAGATAGGCAAAGTCTCCAAGAGTTCGCCGGTGCTGGTCACTACCAACTTCTCCATAACATATTTTACAGTTGCCGGAGAAGTGGAGGCCAGCAAGATACCCTCCTACCTAATTGCCTGCGACGCCGAGGGCATGTCCGTCCTGACGGCCTGGGCGGCGGAGAAGTTTACCGCGGAGAAGATCGCGGATACATTAAAAACCGGCGGTATCGCTGATATTGTCGCGCACCGAAAGGTCGTGATTCCCGGGTATGTCTCGGTATTAAGCGGTAAGCTTGAAGAGGTATCCGGCTGGAAAGTATCTGTCGGCCCAAAAGAAGCTTCGGGCATAACAAATTTTTTGAGGAGCCTGAAATAA
- the acsB gene encoding acetyl-CoA decarbonylase/synthase complex subunit alpha/beta codes for MSKVSTQITIKKVCALMVNGAKKVLGEADALLSKTIKDKGADSKIAFPETAFYLPLAHALLGLETRTLADAETILITAKTLVIKEVPAEDAWSSFLKDSLNAGVATILAEEVICAARYLNGEEPQADCPGFFPDTLLRSLGIQLVDGRISGIGVILGKAPDAKTAVDIVRDLQKRNILTLVGGNVDGVSIVDQLKEGGAHMGLESYVVPFGRDTISVVYVLNFAIRAALTFGGIKAGNTKACADYVKDRVPAFVMLLGGVDEVKAATGAGALAAGVPIITDLDLPEVRVPGVCAHEECLIKESDYKKIVQKCIETRGIRVKVSQIPVPVPFSAAFEGERVRKADMFVQFGGKYSTAFEYLKMRRMDEIEDGKIEVVGPEITSMKEGESYPLGIFVEVAGRKMVQDFEPILERQIHRFLNYAMGIFHMGQRDMNWMRISKDAHKAGFKIRHFGDIIASKLHDEYGAIVDKVQVTVYTKEDDVKSLMPEAKKSFDARDERLAGMTDESVDTFYSCTLCQSFAPDHVCVVSPERLGLCGAYSWLDAKAAHEITPTGGNQPIKKGKTVDLSKGIWQGINEFVTDKSHQHISEMAVYSLMESPMTSCGCFECIVAIVPEANGVMVVNREYTGETPAGMKFTTLASSVGGGNQTPGFLGVGRLYVVSKKFISADGGLKRVVWMPKELKEALADRLKIRAKEEGVPDLFDKIADETIATDAAALLVYLEKVKHPALTMPPLV; via the coding sequence AGCGAAGAAGGTCCTCGGAGAGGCAGACGCGCTTTTAAGCAAAACGATAAAAGATAAAGGAGCGGACAGCAAGATAGCGTTCCCGGAGACGGCATTCTATCTTCCGCTTGCGCATGCCCTGTTGGGCCTCGAGACACGGACGCTTGCGGACGCCGAAACGATCCTAATTACCGCAAAGACTTTAGTGATAAAGGAAGTTCCGGCTGAAGACGCCTGGAGCAGTTTTTTAAAAGACAGCCTCAACGCCGGCGTCGCGACTATACTGGCCGAAGAAGTTATATGCGCAGCGAGATATTTGAATGGAGAAGAGCCGCAGGCTGATTGTCCCGGATTCTTCCCGGATACACTTTTGAGAAGCCTCGGCATACAGCTGGTCGATGGCAGGATTTCAGGGATTGGCGTTATTCTCGGGAAAGCGCCTGATGCGAAGACAGCGGTCGATATAGTAAGGGACTTGCAGAAACGGAACATACTTACGCTTGTCGGCGGTAACGTGGACGGGGTTAGCATCGTGGATCAGCTTAAGGAAGGCGGGGCGCATATGGGGCTCGAATCCTATGTGGTGCCTTTCGGAAGGGATACGATATCCGTTGTCTATGTCCTCAACTTCGCGATAAGGGCGGCGCTTACATTCGGCGGGATCAAGGCCGGGAACACAAAAGCATGCGCCGATTACGTTAAGGACAGGGTGCCGGCATTTGTCATGCTATTAGGCGGAGTCGATGAGGTGAAGGCCGCTACGGGCGCGGGAGCGCTTGCGGCAGGAGTGCCGATAATAACGGACCTCGATCTTCCTGAAGTAAGGGTGCCCGGTGTCTGCGCGCACGAAGAGTGCCTGATAAAGGAATCGGATTACAAGAAGATAGTGCAGAAATGTATAGAGACGCGCGGCATAAGAGTGAAGGTCTCTCAAATTCCGGTGCCGGTCCCGTTTTCAGCGGCGTTTGAAGGCGAGCGGGTGAGGAAGGCCGACATGTTCGTCCAGTTCGGCGGCAAATATTCAACAGCCTTCGAATATCTCAAGATGCGCAGGATGGACGAGATCGAAGACGGCAAGATCGAGGTGGTGGGGCCGGAGATAACTTCCATGAAGGAAGGCGAAAGTTACCCGCTCGGCATATTCGTCGAGGTTGCCGGACGGAAGATGGTCCAGGACTTTGAGCCTATCCTGGAGCGCCAGATACACAGGTTTCTGAATTACGCTATGGGTATATTTCATATGGGCCAGCGCGATATGAACTGGATGAGGATCTCCAAGGACGCCCATAAGGCGGGATTCAAGATCAGGCATTTTGGCGACATCATCGCGTCAAAACTCCATGACGAATATGGCGCCATCGTTGATAAAGTCCAGGTAACGGTTTATACAAAAGAGGACGATGTTAAGTCGCTGATGCCGGAGGCGAAAAAATCTTTCGACGCCAGGGATGAGCGGCTTGCGGGAATGACGGATGAATCCGTCGACACGTTCTACAGCTGTACGCTCTGCCAGAGTTTCGCGCCGGACCACGTCTGCGTTGTAAGTCCAGAGAGGCTTGGCCTGTGCGGCGCGTATTCGTGGCTGGACGCGAAGGCCGCGCATGAGATCACGCCGACAGGCGGAAACCAGCCCATCAAGAAGGGAAAGACCGTCGATCTTTCGAAAGGCATTTGGCAGGGTATAAATGAGTTCGTTACTGATAAGTCGCATCAGCACATATCCGAGATGGCCGTATATTCACTGATGGAATCGCCTATGACGTCGTGCGGTTGTTTCGAGTGCATTGTAGCGATAGTGCCTGAGGCTAACGGTGTCATGGTCGTCAACAGGGAATACACGGGCGAGACGCCTGCAGGAATGAAGTTCACTACTCTTGCCAGCTCAGTCGGCGGCGGCAACCAGACTCCCGGGTTCCTCGGGGTCGGACGCCTGTATGTAGTGAGCAAGAAATTTATTTCAGCGGATGGCGGATTGAAGAGGGTCGTGTGGATGCCTAAGGAGCTGAAAGAGGCGCTAGCCGATAGGCTTAAAATTCGCGCCAAAGAGGAAGGCGTGCCGGACCTGTTCGACAAGATAGCGGATGAGACTATCGCGACAGATGCGGCAGCCCTTTTGGTGTACCTCGAGAAGGTCAAGCATCCGGCACTCACCATGCCGCCGCTGGTTTAA